A region from the Microcebus murinus isolate Inina chromosome 3, M.murinus_Inina_mat1.0, whole genome shotgun sequence genome encodes:
- the IL1B gene encoding interleukin-1 beta, with protein sequence MAAVPEPASEMMAYYSGNEDDLFFEVDGPKQMKCSFQDLDLCLSDGGIQLHVSHQHYNKSFRQVVSVIVSMEKLRNKAAVCPKAFQEDDLSTFFPFIFEEEPIIFDTWDDGFVCDAPVRSLSCTLQDTQQKCLVMSGPYQLNALHLQGQDLNQQVVFSMSFVQGEENSDKIPVALGLKGKNLYLSCVMKDERPTLQLERVDPKNYPKRKMEKRFVFNKIEIKKKMEFESAQFPNWYISTSQAQNMPIFLGNTRGGQDITDFTVHFLSS encoded by the exons ATGGCAGCAGTACCCGAACCCGCCAGTGAAATGATGGCTTACTACAG TGGCAATGAGGATGACCTGTTCTTTGAAGTCGATGGCCCAAAACAGATGAAG TGCTCCTTCCAAGACCTGGACCTCTGCCTTTCGGATGGTGGCATCCAGCTACACGTCTCCCACCAGCACTACAACAAGAGTTTCAGGCAGGTCGTGTCGGTCATCGTGTCTATGGAGAAGCTGAGGAACAAGGCAGCTGTCTGCCCCAAGGCCTTCCAGGAGGATGACCTGAGCACCTTCTTTCCCTTCATCTTTGAAGAAG AACCCATCATCTTCGACACATGGGACGACGGCTTTGTGTGCGATGCTCCTGTGCGGTCGCTGAGCTGCACACTCCAGGACACACAACAGAAATGCCTGGTGATGTCCGGCCCATACCAGCTGAACGCCCTCCACCTCCAGGGACAGGATCTGAACCAACAAG TGGTGTTTTCCATGAGTTTTGTGCAAGGAGAAGAAAACAGTGACAAAATACCTGTGGCCTTGGGCCTGAAGGGAAAGAATCTGTACCTGTCCTGTGTGATGAAGGATGAGAGGCCCACCCTGCAGCTGGAG AGAGTGGACCCCAAAAACTACCCAAAGAGGAAGATGGAAAAGCGATTTGTCTTCaacaagatagaaatcaaaaagaaGATGGAATTTGAGTCTGCCCAGTTCCCCAACTGGTACATCAGCACCTCTCAAGCGCAAAACATGCCCATCTTCCTGGGAAACACCAGAGGCGGCCAGGATATAACTGACTTCACCGTGCACTTCTTGTCTTCCTAA